GCGACGCTCGCCTGCTTCGAGGAGGCGGTTCGTGAAGCGGGACTTGCCGGCGAGGTCGAGATCATAGCGACCTCGTGTCGTGACCGCTGCGATTGGGGGCCGTCGGTCAACGTTTTCCCAGGTCCAACCATGTATGCGGGCGTCGATTGCGCAGCTGCCCGGGCGATCGTGAGCGAGCATCTCACCCACGATCGCCCGGTGACGCGATTGACGTTCGATACTTCGAAGCCGGGACGCTCCCGCTAGGCTGGCGCGACCTCGGCGACCTTGCGCGTCACACCAATGGTCGCTCCGCGAGCTATCGTGTTCGAAACCGTGCAGGCACGCTCGGCAATGGCCAACAGCTTTCCAATGTCATCGTCACTCGCATCGGCCTCGATGATGGTTTCGACCTCGATCGAGGTGTAGCGCGAGGGCGAATCTTTGTGCACGGCCGAGAGGTTGAACTCCAGCCGGGTCACGTCGATCTCTCGCGCGCGCGCCGCTCCGATGAGTGTGGTCATGAGGCAGGTTCCAATTGCGGAAAGCAAGATCTCTCCGCCCACCATGCCGAGGTAGGTGCCCCCGTTTGCAAGCGACCGGTCGACCACGATCGCATGAGGTCCCGCGGTGGCGACGCCCATCGTCCCATCCACCAGCTTCACATTGACCATCGACACCTTGACGCTCCTGTCTTCCCGTTGAAAGCCCAATAACTAACTATTGGTAAGTAGAGCATATGCTGGGAATGACCGCATGGTGAAATCGCTATCGCGAGATGCGATTTGCGACGGACGAAACTTGCGAAACGAGGCAACGGTGCTATCATGCCACTAGAGGGATCAGGTCTGTCTGGCATCCGCACCAGGCTTTTGGATATCAGCACGAAAACTCACGTAGCTCGAAGCCATATCGATCGTCAGCATCTGACGATGCGCTGAATCACGACCGTGTGCTGGCCGCGGTTCATCCAGATGTCACCGGGACCTGAACAGCGGGGAGGAGGGTTCGCGAACACATACCACCACCGATCCCGAGAGTTCGTCGGGAAGACGCTTCGGATAACCCTTTCGTACGTTTCGTAGAAAGAGAGTGGGAACGGCTCAATGGACGGACAGAAATTCGACAAGCTTACCCGCGCGTTCGCGACCGGCACCGACCGCCGCACGTTGCTGAAGATCTTCGGGGGCGCCTCGGTGGCGGCCGTTGCGGGCGTCAAGATCGCCGCCCCGACCAGCGTCTTTGCCCAGGGCTCGGTTGGCCCGGGCGGTGAGTGCACCACCGATGAGGACTGCACCTATGGATCCTGCTATGTGGCCGTCGAGGGAGAACCCGGCGTTTGCTATTGCGAGAATCCCGAAGAGCCGGTGATTGGCTGCCCGTGCATTACTGGCACCCAGGATCCGTGCTACGGCACGACTGCGGTTTGCTGCGCGGACGAGGTCGGGGGCGCTGCCGGCGCCAATGGCGTCTGTGTCTCCGATTCGGTCGGCTGCAACCCCACCGGCGAGTGCTCACCGCTTCAGTCGATGTGCGAGGACACTGGATGCTGCGCTGAGGGTACGGAGTGCGGCGCCAATGGCTGGTGCTACGGTTGCTACAGCGGCACGCAAGATCCGTGCGGACCCTACAACGAGGCATTTGGAGCCTCCTATATCTGCTGCACGTACGGCGACACCACTCCGGGAGCTGTCGGCTACTGCGTCGCGGAAAAGGAGTGCGTGGTGGCTCCGCCCAACACTGGCTCTGGACCGATCACGACCAGCAACAGCTGGCTGGCGCCGGCAGCTGCAATTGGCGCTGCGGCCGCCGTTCTCGCTTACAAGAGCCGTGAAGACAAGGTCGAGAACGAGGCGTAAGCCCCATAGCTGACCGATTCGAAGGACTCGCCGGCCAAGCCGGCGGGTCCTTTTTCTTGTCCTTGGCAGTCCCGTCGACCCGGTCTCAGCTGTCGCCTGATTCACGGGCGTGGGTCGGGCGATCTTCCCAATCGACCCACTCCACCCCTGTCTCCTCCACGTAGGATCGCACTGCCTGCCCCAGCGTCAGATAGAACTTCTCGTGGCCGATGATCTCCACAATCCCGAACGTCCGCAACCGATCTTTCATTGGGTCACGCAGCTCGGCGAAGGCCAGATCGATGCCCTGCTTCGCCAGATCACGATCGAGCGTCGTCAGCATATCGGCGGCTGTCGAATCGAGGTCGGTGATTGGCTCCGCGGCGATGACCACCCGCGCAATGGGGCAGTCCGCGTTCGCGACCGCGTGCATGACGGAATCGCGGAAGAGTTCGGCATTCGCGAAGAAGATCGGGGCATCGAAGCGAAACAACAAAAGCCCCGGTATCTGGTTTGCATCAGCATATCGGGTGACATCGTGATACCCCTTCACCCCAGGCGCCCGTCCGAGCACGGCAACATGCGGATGCCACGATCGCCAGAGAAACGCCGCAATCGACAGGACGATGGCGAAGCCTATCCCCCAGAGAACGCCTGCCAACGACACGCCCACAAAGGCGGCAATTGCCAGATAGCAGTCAGGTCGATAGACCTGCCAGAGTCGGCGAAACTCATCGACATCGACCAGGCCGATGGCAGCGCCGATCAGGATTGCCGCGAGCGCCGCGGTCGGAAGATCGCGAAAGAGATCTCCGAAGGAGAGGAGCACAACCCCGAGCCCGATCGCCCCAATCACACCAGTCAATTGCGTCCTGGCTCCGGACTGCTCGGCTACCGGTGTTCGCGACGAGCTACTCGAGATAGGAAATCCCTGAAAAAGGCCAGTCGCCAGATTCGCGACACCAAGCGCCCGGAGCTCCTGGTTCGCGTCCACCTCTTCGTTCAGCCGCCGGGCATATGAGCGGGAGAGAATGCTGGTGTCGGCAAAGGCAATCACACTGATCGCCGCCGCCGACAGCGCCAGCTTTTCGATGCTCACCCCTCCTGGTTGCGGAACGACCAGTTCGGGAAGTCCCATGGGAAGCGATCCAACCACGGCGACATTGAGATCTGCAATACGGGTTACCAGAATCGACCCAATGACCACGATGAGTGCGGCCGGAATCATGCGTGAGACCTTGCGCAGTCCCAGCAGCACGATGAGACAAGCCGTGCCGACAAGGACGGTCGACCAATCGAGATCCCCAATCTCGCCGGCAATGCTCCGGATTGCTGGCGCCAGTCGTTCGCCGCCTCCTTCGATCCCGAGCATCGCTGGTATCTGGCTCACGATGACTGTCAACGCGATGCCCGCGAGGTACCCTGTTCGGACGGGCCGTGAGATCAGGTCGGTGAGAAAACCGGCGCCGAACGCCGCACCGGCAAGGCAGAAGCCCCCCACGAGAATCGCCAGTAACCCGGCGATCGCGACTCGTTCGGACATGTCTTCGCCAGCAAGGGGAATGATCGTGGCCGCCACCATCGGCGCGATCGCAGAGTCCGGTGCGAGCACCAGGATGCGCGATGGTCCCAGCAACGCATAGATGAGCAACGGGACCATGGAGGCGTACAGCCCGTTGACTGGTGGCAGCCCCGCGAGTTCGGCGTAGGCCATGCCTTGCGGCACGAGCAGCGCTACCAGGACCAGTCCCGCGATGAGATCCTTCGGCAGCCACTCGCGCTGGTACGATCGCGCGCTGGCAAGACCTGGCAGCCAGCGCCCGAGTCGTACCGCGCGCGGGTTCGAAACCTCCACGTTCAGGCCTCCAGGAACTCGTGATCGAGAGAAGTGCGGTTTCGTTAGGTTCGGAGATCACGTGACACTGGACCACGAGAACTACGACCTGGTGGGAGCATGCCCATTCCGAACACCGCTATTCGGAGCCAAACACTGCAGGACAGCGCACGTCTGCGAGATCCACGCATAATCCCAGCCTGTTCGATACCGAGCTCGTGTTGCGGAGTATACGGTGGCCTTGGGGAGAGTTCGGGCGGCCGAAGGGATGGAAACGCCTTCCGTGCCTGGCAAGCGAAAACCCCAGCAGATCGCTGGGGTTTTGCCATTCAGTGGAGATGGGGGGAGTCGAACCCCCGTCCAGAACCCTTCGCCGAGTGCATCCTACGCGCGTAGCCGGTGTTTGAATTCCTCGTCGCCGATCCCACCGACCGGATGACTACGAGTGAGCCCGACTGACTTGAGTGGCTTCGCTCAGGCGAACTTCACCACCGCAGCCCCACTAAGGTGACGCCTGTACCCGGTGCCATGGAGCTGAGCTCCGGACAGACGCGCTGACTAGAGGTCGAAGGACTTAGGCAGCGTAAGCGAGTTCGCTGTTGCCAGTTACTCTTTGTTGCCCATTTTTACGAAGGCCTGGGCGCTTCGGCACGCAGCAATCTAACGTCGAACCCTGTCGAAACCAAACATCCCCGATTTCGACCTGCCGCAATTCTCGCACAAATGATCGAATCTGTCGAACCAGTGTGGTTCGTCAAAGAGGTGCCTTCCATCTCAGAGAAGCGTGACCTTGTGGCCCTCGCTGTAGCGAGGAGATCCCTCCACTCCGCTTCGCTTCGGTCGGGATGACGGCATTCGCACGACAGGCACGTGTTTCGGCAACCGCTCTAGCCGCGATCCACCATGGACCGCTCGATGTCGCGCCGGGAATCGCGCTCGGCCTGGTCCTGCCGTTTGTCGTAGAGCTTCTTCGCGCGAGCGACGCCCACATCCACTTTGGCTCGTCCGTTGCGAATTGCGATCCGCAGCGGTATGAGCGTCATGCCCTTCTGCTCCGTGGCCGCCTTGAGCTCGGCAATCTCTTTCTTGTGCGCCAGCAGTTTGCGTGGCCGGTGCGGATCGTGATTCGCGTGCGTTCCGAATGCATAGGGAGAAATGTGCGATCCGATCAGCCAGAGCTCGCCCCGATCGACTCGCACGTATGCTTCCGCAATCGACATCTGCCCTGCGCGGAGCGACTTGATCTCCGTGCCGGAAAGCACGATGCCGGTTTCGACCGATTCGAGGATGTGATAGTCATGCAGCGCGCGCCGGTTGGTGACCACCACTCGGTCCGTGCGCCGATCGTTCTTGGTTGTCGCGGCCATTTCGAGTCCAAACGATTATGAGCAACAAAGGGATTGTCGTCTGTGTCCGCCAGTAGCCCCTATGACGAGATCGCAGCATATTACGACCTGGAGCATCGTTTCTTCACGGATGACGTCGAGTTCTACCTCCAGTTCATCGAAGCCGCGGGCGATCCCGTGCTCGAACTGGGCTGTGGAACGGGCCGCATTCTGCGTGGCGTTGCCGAGGCAGGATTCTCGGTAACTGGCGTCGATTCTTCTGTTGCGATGATCGACTTCGCGCGTGTAGCGCTCGAGGAGGACGGTTTTGCGGACGAGGTCGAGCTGATCCTGGGAGATTTTTCTCAGCCGAACCTGGCGCCCCAAGAAACGTTTGGCGTGGCGATCGTTGGGCTCGACTCGTTGCTCCATGCCGCCACGCAGGCCGAGCAGATCGCGGTGCTACGTGCTGCCTGGACAGCGCTCGACCCACGCGGCCAACTCATCGTCGATGTCCTGCACCCGACCCCCGGACGGCTCATGGCAATGGATGGCGGTCTTGCCTTTCAGGGAAGTTGGGAAATGGACGACGGGGCCCGCCTGGACAAGCTCGTCAGCCAATCGATCGAACCCCATCAGCAGCTCATCCACAGCGAAATCTGGTACGAAGTCACCTCCCCCGCCGGCGAGGTGAGACGTACCCGCACTGGATTCACGCAACGCTGGATCGGAGCCGGTGAACTCGTCCTCATGGCGCAATTGGCCGGTTTTCAGGACTGGCGCCTGTACGGAAGCTACGAGCTGGACCCGCTCGACCCGCTCTCCGACCGGCTCATCATTGCTGCCGAAAAGACCAAGACTGACTGAAATCCAGTCGCCAAAGGCAAGACACCCATATGCTCGACGAGCTACCAGACTGCTGCG
Above is a window of Thermomicrobiales bacterium DNA encoding:
- a CDS encoding OsmC family protein, yielding MVNVKLVDGTMGVATAGPHAIVVDRSLANGGTYLGMVGGEILLSAIGTCLMTTLIGAARAREIDVTRLEFNLSAVHKDSPSRYTSIEVETIIEADASDDDIGKLLAIAERACTVSNTIARGATIGVTRKVAEVAPA
- the sulP gene encoding sulfate permease is translated as MEVSNPRAVRLGRWLPGLASARSYQREWLPKDLIAGLVLVALLVPQGMAYAELAGLPPVNGLYASMVPLLIYALLGPSRILVLAPDSAIAPMVAATIIPLAGEDMSERVAIAGLLAILVGGFCLAGAAFGAGFLTDLISRPVRTGYLAGIALTVIVSQIPAMLGIEGGGERLAPAIRSIAGEIGDLDWSTVLVGTACLIVLLGLRKVSRMIPAALIVVIGSILVTRIADLNVAVVGSLPMGLPELVVPQPGGVSIEKLALSAAAISVIAFADTSILSRSYARRLNEEVDANQELRALGVANLATGLFQGFPISSSSSRTPVAEQSGARTQLTGVIGAIGLGVVLLSFGDLFRDLPTAALAAILIGAAIGLVDVDEFRRLWQVYRPDCYLAIAAFVGVSLAGVLWGIGFAIVLSIAAFLWRSWHPHVAVLGRAPGVKGYHDVTRYADANQIPGLLLFRFDAPIFFANAELFRDSVMHAVANADCPIARVVIAAEPITDLDSTAADMLTTLDRDLAKQGIDLAFAELRDPMKDRLRTFGIVEIIGHEKFYLTLGQAVRSYVEETGVEWVDWEDRPTHARESGDS
- the smpB gene encoding SsrA-binding protein SmpB, whose product is MAATTKNDRRTDRVVVTNRRALHDYHILESVETGIVLSGTEIKSLRAGQMSIAEAYVRVDRGELWLIGSHISPYAFGTHANHDPHRPRKLLAHKKEIAELKAATEQKGMTLIPLRIAIRNGRAKVDVGVARAKKLYDKRQDQAERDSRRDIERSMVDRG
- a CDS encoding class I SAM-dependent methyltransferase, encoding MSASSPYDEIAAYYDLEHRFFTDDVEFYLQFIEAAGDPVLELGCGTGRILRGVAEAGFSVTGVDSSVAMIDFARVALEEDGFADEVELILGDFSQPNLAPQETFGVAIVGLDSLLHAATQAEQIAVLRAAWTALDPRGQLIVDVLHPTPGRLMAMDGGLAFQGSWEMDDGARLDKLVSQSIEPHQQLIHSEIWYEVTSPAGEVRRTRTGFTQRWIGAGELVLMAQLAGFQDWRLYGSYELDPLDPLSDRLIIAAEKTKTD